The genome window TCGGAACGAAACAAAAGTAGCGAAGAAGCACGAAAAGGAGGAGTCGAAGCTGGAGCtcttcgatttattttcatgtaaaCGTAAAATTTCGTTGATTCATGTTCGTTGggagaaaagtttgaaaacgaGATTATTGTGTGACCTTGACGTCAATGGTTTTCGTACATAAATTGTTGAAAGAGATTTGTTGTTTCGTAAATTTAACGCGAAAGAATATTTTCACGCGAAGCTCGTTGGGACGAGCTGTATCCACGTGAAAATGCTTCGTGTTTAAATcggtttttctttatttttcatttcaaacaaATGAGAAAATGATAGCGTGGGTGGAACAAAGTCATCAGGTGGGGCATTTATCGCGACACAGATCGGAAGAGTCAAGAATAATGCGGGTTTTGGAACTGCAGCTCTCGAGAGCCTGTGCTGCTATATGAGAGAATGTATCGCTCGACGACGTTCTCAGAAGGCGCTTATCGTTAGAACACAGCCGAGGGCTAGACAATCAAGAGAACGATCGTCGCACTAATGGCCTAACATTATTCGAACGCgagcagagagagaaagagattttgGATCACACTTCGCGGCTTTGATTACTCGCAATAACAAATGTATAATAAACGTATTTTCCAGGCGCCAGACTCCGCAGCGGTCTTTCGGTACGAATGAAACTTTTGTATTTGCGATTTCGTTAACGGTTTTTTCAATAGAATATTCGTCATTTCGAACGTAACCGAGTCATTAGTTTTgagcattttttaatttaagtCAGATAACGTAAAAGTACATTTTACTTCAAGATTACGTGCaagtaaatcatttttttttaatggaaaatattcttttgaaCTCACGAAAAGTGTAGGAAATTTTGCATCATTCCTCCGAAATGGCATTGAAGGGGACTAATTGAAAAGCACTGTGCAGTGAGTCTGTCACCGCTTGtccttgaaaaaatgacatcAAGTTTTGTGCAGCACGAAATCCTCCGAGTAAGCAGTTCGagcatattaaaaaaaagaaggaatttcGTTCGGGTGGCAAGTACTCTGCGACAGAATGCGACAAATTATACGTTACACGCGATTTGTAGTGACGAAGCGGTAGTTCAGGATTCTGACTACTGGAGGCAGGAGTGCGCGAGCTGTAATCGCTGCAGTGGCGGGTGGGGCGGGTGGCGGGTGTAAGGTGTAAGCCGAAAGGGGAAAAGAGGGTGAAGAGGGTCAGAGCGAGCGTGACGTTCGCTGCGGCAACATTGTGGTGTGTttctcttaaaaaaaaaaactcaacagTGGACAAGTCAATTCCACGTGTTAATAAACGTGAAAACTTGCGtcattcaaagaaaaaactttcggGGAATCCACAATGGTTTTAGACATCGATCTTTTCCGCGAAGATAAGGGTAACAACCCGGAAAAAGTGCGTGAAAACCAACGGAAACGTTTTAAAGATGTTGGCTTGGTGGAGGCGGTTATCGAGAAAGACAAGTTTTGGAGACAGCTGCGACACCGTGCCGACAATttaaataagttgaaaaatgtCTGTAGCAAAGAAATTGGGGAAAggatgaagaagaaagaagctTTGGGCGACGACGATACCATTCCTAAGGACATCTCCGAAAATCTTGATGCGCTCACTGTCGATAACCTAAAACCTTTGACTGTCGtgcaaataaagaaaattcgaGCTCTAATCGATGAAGCAATTGTTGCAAATGATGGAGAACTTTCAAAAACAGTGTCATCGAGGGATTTGGCTCTTCGCGAAGTAGGAAATCATCTGGATGCTTCAGTGCCTGTCAGTAATGATGAGGAAGAAAATAAGGtaatttattgattgaaatcgaaatgaattttgctaAAAGGACGATGTTTTCTtattctccttctctttcaATACTCATTCCAGGTTGAAAGAACATTTGGTGACTGTGAACAACGTAAAAAATACTCCCATGTTGATCTAATTCACATGATCGATGGAATGGACGGCGAAAGAGGAACAGCCGTTGCTGGTGGAAGAGGATATTTCCTGACCGGACCTGCTGTATTTTTGGAGCATGCTCTAATCCAATACGCgttaagaaaactttttgaCAAGGATTACAAGCCTCTGTACACTCCATTCTTCATGCGCAAGGATGCGATGCAAGAAGTTGCCCAATTGGCACAGTTCGATGAGGAATTATACAAAGtgagaacaaaaatatttttttgttctttttttatgaaatataatttttttgaaacttcatCAGGTTACTGGCAAAGCAAGTGAAaaaggagatgaaaaagatgCGGAGGAAAAATATCTGATTGCAACTTCAGAGCAACCTATCGCTGCTTTCCATAGGAATGAATGGATTCCCGAAGCTAGTCTGCCCATAAAGTATGCTGGACTTTCGACATGTTTTAGACAAGAGGTTGGATCTCATGGACGTGATACAAGAGGAATTTTTAGGGTTCATCAATTCGAAAAGGTATGAAAGATTATAGTTTTCAGTAAAAACGAATTCTTTTGTGATAGAAGAACGAAGCATAAAAATGGAGTGCAATCAAATAAAGAGAGATTTAAGTTGGTATAACGATCCTTTTTGCGAATATGTTTcaaaacgaaaacgatttgttGACGCAGGTGGAACAATTTTGTCTGACATCGCCCCACGACAACAAATCTTGGGAAATGATGGAAGAAATGATTACGAATGCGGAGGAGTTTTACCAAGACCTTGATATTCCTTATCGCATCGTAAATATCGTTTCAGGTGCACTGAATCATGCTGCAtcgaaaaaactcgatttgGAAGCGTGGTTCCCAGGCTCGGGAGCTTTTCGCGAATTGGTCTCGTGTAGCAATTGTCTTGATTATCAAGCTCGACGATTGTTGGTCAGGTAAACAATGAACGAAATAATTCAAGGATCGAATATAAGTagttgatttataaaaaataaaacgtcgaATTTGATCGCTTGAATTCAAAGTTTCAATCCATTACTACGGATTATTACAATTTTAATCGAATTTCGGAATCCAAAcgattgaaatagaaaatgcaAGAATCCAAAAAACTGAATCTCAATAAGAATTGTGAATAATTATTCTTACGCTCGATTCATAAACTGTGAATCATTTGCAGATATGGACAAACGAAGAAGATGAACGCAGCTGTGGATTACGTGCACATGTTGAACGCAACGATGTGCGCTGTGACTCGCGTCATTTGCGCAATTCTCGAAGTTCATCAAACAGAAACGGGAATCAAAGTTCCAAAAGCAATTTCGTCATTCATGCCAACGAAATATCAGGAAGAAATTCCTTTCGTCAAACCTGCGCCAATCGAAGAGGCTGAGACAAAGAAGCAGAAAAAGCAAAAGGAAAATATGGCTAAATAAAGGCTTATATCCGTGaatggaaaatggaaaaatatcaaCTTACTGGAGCTTctttttcattgcatttgaATAAGCATTTTTAGTCAAGGGACTACAAATAAAGCGctttgttattaaaaaaaaaaaaagactataCGAATTTATCTTTGACTTAACCCAGAGCAAAACTCGATCGCTGatggaacattttttcctgcaacattttatattatagcATCAAAAATACACCGAAAGTATGATTATTAAGTAAAAATattgtgcaaataaaaactaACGATTCGTCAACTGGTTTCTTCGGCCTCGAGTTTTTCAATCAATCTTTTTCGTTCTTCGGCTCGTCTCATATTTTGCAGAACGGCATTTTCGAATTCGGCATCGGATACTCTACTCTGGGTTGCCtaaaaaagtatattttattaattttagaAACTCTAGTGCAAAAATATGCTCTCGGCAATTTGTTCAAATTTTGAGACTCGAGACTCACAAAAATGTTCGGCGCTGAAGAGCACCCTGGAAAAGTGGTGGTCCGTGTATTCAGCGTAGGTTCCATCGAGGGGAACAATCCTGTACCGCGAGGTGcgttcgaaaaatttatttttgatttcGTAGACGTTTTTTCGGATTCCCATAATCCTTGGAGGGTCAGAGGATTGTGCGAAAGTCCTAATTCGATTTGGGCTGCCGTTTCctgaaaaattagaaaaataaaaatactcttGAATTTCTATTTTGATAATTGGGCCTTTCTGCTCATTCAAAACAATAATTACCGCTGCATCCGCATCTTTGTACTCAACGAGGGCGCTGCCTTTTTTCGTTGTCGAAATCACAAGTACAGCGATGTCACCGTGCTGACAAAAACATGAATTATGATTAAAGAAgcaatatttttgtaattgtaaaaaaagccCTAGCGGATTGTATGACCAGAATTTTGATCGAAACGACCACAAAAACGACCGAAATCGATCGTTTTCGGTGGTTTTCGGTCGTTTCGACCGAAATCTTGgtcgtacaatccgctaggAAGGGTTTTAGAAATGCGATTATAAATACCTTTGAGAGTATTCGGTGCAGAGTATCGTAATCATAACCACCATTCGCTGGATCATCTTTCGCAGCCTTCCATTTGATTTTGATTCTAGTATTACCtgcagaatttttatttccacgatttttcgagCCGTACAACTGTTCGTAAATTTGTTGTCGAACAAAGGCAACTTCTTCCTCTACTTGCTTCGAACCCTCCTTTTGCAACCTTTCAATTTCAGCCTAAAGAATAAATTGGCtgataaaaacttgaattGTGTTACATCAATTATAAGACAAACAATAATTAAAGTAcgtcagtttttcaaaattaactCAAAATGTACTATTTAAATCTGACAGTATTTGAATTTACCACTGCAATTGACTTAAATGACATGAAATTTGTGCTTgaagtttcattaaaaaatcatgattCTTTGACAGAATGAAGTTCTAAAACTCCATTTTTCTTGACAGGATTAAGGAATTGACTTACTTTGAGTTTCTGCTCATCACTTTTTGAACTGAAATTAGGATTCTGGGACTGCCTATAAGCTTCTTCGCGTGCTTCCAAATCATCCTTCAACTTTTTGCGCTTGGTATCGTACTGTGTGGCTCTAAGTTTTGCTTGGTGGCGAGCTTTGAGAACTTTGTCATATGCTGCCTGAATGAAGAACCATTTAAAAAAAGGAACAacagtgaaatatttttttctgtataacTAGAGAGAGAAtacgtttttattatttcaagttCGCTCACCCTGGCAGAATCGTCCGTTAATATTTCCAAAGCCCTTGACAATTGATGAAACAATTCAGCTGCCTTTGGGTTATCTGGATTTTTGTCCGGATGGCATGATAGGGCTTTTTTTCTGTATGCAGTTTTGATCTAATAGACAAAAATAAGGAAATTTGCAAGACACAAAAGAAACTATTTTTGTGATAAACGTTATTCGAACGTTTCGACAACACGATTTTGATGAGTTTTCAATACATACCTCTTTTGTCGACGCTTCCGCGACTGTCCCGATTAATGCGTAGAGATCAATTTGCATAAGATCTTCCATGTTCGTTTTGTTATTATAAATCAActaacaaaaattccaaatttgaaaatagaacgttttatttatttttcaaacaaaaatgtTTACGTTTGAGTGCCGCATAACCTCGCACTCGTTGATTGACGCAACGATCAGCTGTTGAAACTGCCGCCGCGCAAAAGCTCCACCTACCAGCGTTCGAATGGTTCAACAACAATGGTATCCTACAATCATATGTTCTGTATTTATTGCATGTGACGTTTCGTTTCGTGCGACTCCACTCAAACAAATTCGTTCCTAAAATTGATCGGTTTGTGATAAAAAATAGTGAGCACTTATCGTTAAAATGATCGAGGAACTCGCTAAAGATTATGGATCATATGTAAAAACAGATATAACGGATCAAGTAAGATTTTGATAACCTAATCTTTTTTATCGCTACTTCATCGTTCCTCAAACTACAAATTGTGCGTGACATGTTTATTACAACTGCAAtaaattcattcgattttaaGTTTTGATCgagtgtttcttattttttacagatgaaaaatgttcacgAAACCATAGAAGATATGATGGCTCGTTTAGAGGAGTTTGAGTCAATCATTGGTATGGTAAgtaattatttaataattcCAGATTGAACTAAATTAGAGtgcgaaaaaattgtgaaaatttttcgaaataaggTTCAGACTGTCGGAGCAGAATGTACTAGCGAACATCGACCTCGTTTGCAATCAGTTCGTCCAGAATTGTCGAGTTTGTGCAAACGTATAGACGCCCTTGAGCACATAGTTGCGAGAGCGAACGTGGATTTGACAGCTCTTGAAACGGCGGTCGAAACGGCCGAGGCTGAACTCGGGGGAGTTGGAGTTTCGGATCGTATTCTCGGAATGCTGAATCCAATTTCACATCTTTTCGTAAGTTCATCAAATGGATCCACAAAAgagaattcaatgaaattctgatcgaaaatgttttgtttttctgaACTTTCagaaaagtaaaaacacgGAATCTCCAACTGTAAGGCCACTGACGAATTTCGAGCCACCTCCAATTTATCATACCGAAGACTTTTTTACGAACacttaaaatatttataacttaAACAATTCATTACTGATAAAAAGTGTAATCAATTACGACTTAATAGTcatcttcaaaaaaatatcatcgattAGAATTTATGTACAGAAAAGATACTGAAATGTAGGACAAAATAATTTTGGGGAGTAACGCTGAGGAGATTCCTGTCTTCGAAGGTAATTTTTAGATCAGAACGTTTCCAAaacgttttgaattttttcatcttattGCTTGGTACACCGGCAGAAAAGTTTGAAATGTTAAATTCATTCTAAAAAGTTGTTGAGATTCGAAAAGCCTGCTTTCTTATTTCCATCAGgatttttattagaaaattcgaaaaaaatgaataataaatggtCAAAAAAACCacgtcgagaaaaaaagagcttTTCATTTAGTTCCACTTTCAATCCCAAGCCAAGATAGTATGCTTTCCGTACATTTCTTACGGTAACAGGGTTTTATTTGGGCTTGTTTCATTCCCTCGATGTCACAATTTTCCCCCACGCAATGACGCCATCGAACTCGTCGTCCAGTGCCACAAGTTACGCTGCAGGGTGCCCAGTGTCCCCAAAGGTCCCACTCCAtctctttttcatctttaATTGTCACAAAATTCATGTCTTGTAATAAAGTAGAATGATAGCCATTGATCACAGAGAGCTTatacaaaaaatttggaaaccaTCTATGCTGTTATCGTCATCTTTCTTCTCTTCGTTATACTCGTTCGAGTTGATTATTTCTCGTTCTAGATTCGGTGATTCTCTATCTTCGAGCGACCTTTTCCCAAATTTTGGACCAAGCCAGTTTTCTCTTCGCTCACGACGTCGACGGTACCGTCCCAGGTTTCTCCAGGAGCGTGGAGAaaatttcttgtgtcgtctaCGGTGAGCTGTGTGTCGTCGCAATCGATTGGCGGGTCGAAAATCGACTGAAAACGGACCTTTTGTTGCATTGTTGATCTGAAATGCagagaaaatacaaattttatattcGTATCCACTAGAAAATGAGTAATTTTCCATTGCGAGGGACTAATAATTTTTCACCTCAATTTTATCAAGTCGATACTCGTCCTGTTGAGCCTCCAGTAGAATTCCAATcttgtttatttcatttcgaacATTTGTCGCAAATATCCATTCGAGATAATAAATGATTACTAGGACCAAAAAAATTTGCATAACATTCTACGTTCTTCGCGTCCTTTTTGCTCTCGATCTTGatataaaaaactttattttcgttaattatttatattacaCTTATGTacacgagaaaataaataaaccgtAATTCAGAGTTTGACGTTTCGACGtcaaaaattgacattttcgaaattgcatgaaatatgaaaaaaaaaaaaaaacatcgcttAATATTGATCGTATCTACgcagttgtaaaaaaaagtctcaaCGCTTTATTGGATGAATTGGAGAGTAAATGAATTGAtacgacgaaaaataaaattttgttcctACGAAAATATCacaatcggaaaaatgatttgtGGGCACGTCCTTTAGGCATTTGGCCTTGCAATCTGAGTCTCCGAACTGCTTCCCTCAAATGTTTCGGCTGCAGAGGGCCCGACTCATTATTCGCCTCCATAACGTCCAAAGCTTCTTCGACTATTTCGCCAACAAAAACTTTTGCGATTCCTGACATCGCAATTACGACGTTTTGAGACACAGAACATCCCGTTGTTGTTTGCATTATCTGTAAACAATGGAGTTTGAATGggttatttattattcgaagcCAAATTCAgctaaattttttcatgtttcagtttttttatctcgtcTGGAATAATTACCCTTTTTATGGCTGCTTTTGGAAAAGCTGCTCTCCTATACATTTCGTATCTATCCAATTGATCTTCGGTGAAATTCGAAACCAGGActctgtacaaaaaaaaaagatatgcaattgaatttgaaaaattttcgttcaacAAGAATCTACATTGATCTTGAaacataaaagaaaatatatggaaacgATTTGAATGATCAAAAACGTAGCGAATTTTGGATAAATAAATCCAAATttaaaatgatggaaaataatgtcaagcacgtttttttctattactgcattttctctctttcttcttcctccaATTCCCGTTTGGATTTTTCTTTGCTTTCCCGTCTGTCTTTCAGAGTCATTGGACCAGAGTGTGGTAAAACTATGACGTTATCAAAAATCCGATCTCTGTTGGAATGTTCCATTTCCTCTCTGCCGTTAGTGCCCACTTCCTGTTTAACTAGGTCAAGATTGCTCCCTGACTCTTGCGGTTTATCGCCAACTTCGGAGCCAGTGTTTTCATGATCCGAATTGGATTTTGTACTGGAGGTATCAAGCTCCGTCTAGAAtggttaatttttttgtttacaatttttaacaGAAATTTGTTTTCTAGTCCAACTAAAGACTTGATTGatcactatttttcatttatcaatttgTTTATTGGTAAATTTTAAATTTGATAACAAATTTATGAATATAAATACAACTTACTTTTATAGCCTGGGAAGAAATTTCCATACCCACTTCATTGCTCGGATCTTTTGGCTCTGGTTTGCTCTCAAAGGAATTAAAATGGTCATCTTTCTCATCAATATCAATCTGATCACTGTCATTGCCAGAGTCGTCTTTTCCAAACAGGTCATCCATTACTAAAAAGTTCAACTCCTACCTAATTCTAACTCaacaacaatgaaaaaaatacgaaattctaTAAACTGTtatgtttacaaatttttgtttaaatgaaaagtaaacAAAACGAGGAATCCTTTGAACTTTTCGAAACAAtcaagattgttgatcaccatgATTGTTGTTATTTGATATTTAAACGTATATAATGAATGAAGAAACAAGTATTTATagcatttatatatattgattaattaattaagcatttatatatatttaatgaTAATCAGTTTTGAATTATTATCAACAGATATTCCATTTCGTTGCTCTTGTTtagtttatttatatttatacctttgaaataatttctgaaataaaataacctCACTATGAACTTTTGGTCCGCGTCAAATAGTTTGTCTGCGAAGAACTTCTCGCTGTGGCGCTAGTATCGCACTTTTAATCGTTGGGGAGAAAGGGAGGGAGATAAATTTTGACAGAGACGACACaacggatgaaaaataagcttttatttcaatattgaaaaatagatcGATATTCAAACTAagaacaaatatatttttttattctactcTTAGTAAAAGAAGATTTTTCCTGCAAGTCTGTGCATTATACAGTAGCAGCTTAATTATTTAAggtatgaaaatatatttatacaaaaaGTACGGATCACCTATGTACATACTAACAATAaaccttcattttttcaggTACTCTGAAATTACTTTACAACTATGTGAACAAGTGCTGTTTTGCATATTGCCAAATACAGATTGCACCTGTAACGTGAACGTTCAAGGATCTCACGACTCCGTTTTGTGGAATTTCCACACACGTATCCAGAAGTGGAATCAAGTTTGCCGGAATGCCATCTTTTTCGTTCCTTCAATAAAACGACCATACTTGAGAATAGGAATGTCTTCACAAAACTTTGTGTTCTGTTGCTCAGAAACCTGACGAGCGTTTGCGAAAATTGGCTGGCACGACTTACCCTAGCAGgagtattgtttttttatcaaactccatttcattcaaatttgtaCTGTTAGCGGTCTGTTC of Venturia canescens isolate UGA chromosome 6, ASM1945775v1, whole genome shotgun sequence contains these proteins:
- the Blos4 gene encoding biogenesis of lysosome-related organelles complex 1 subunit 4 isoform X2, whose translation is MKNVHETIEDMMARLEEFESIIGMVQTVGAECTSEHRPRLQSVRPELSSLCKRIDALEHIVARANVDLTALETAVETAEAELGGVGVSDRILGMLNPISHLFKSKNTESPTVRPLTNFEPPPIYHTEDFFTNT
- the Taf11 gene encoding transcription initiation factor TFIID subunit 11; this encodes MDDLFGKDDSGNDSDQIDIDEKDDHFNSFESKPEPKDPSNEVGMEISSQAIKTELDTSSTKSNSDHENTGSEVGDKPQESGSNLDLVKQEVGTNGREEMEHSNRDRIFDNVIVLPHSGPMTLKDRRESKEKSKRELEEEEREKMQVLVSNFTEDQLDRYEMYRRAAFPKAAIKRIMQTTTGCSVSQNVVIAMSGIAKVFVGEIVEEALDVMEANNESGPLQPKHLREAVRRLRLQGQMPKGRAHKSFFRL
- the SerRS gene encoding serine--tRNA ligase, cytoplasmic — protein: MVLDIDLFREDKGNNPEKVRENQRKRFKDVGLVEAVIEKDKFWRQLRHRADNLNKLKNVCSKEIGERMKKKEALGDDDTIPKDISENLDALTVDNLKPLTVVQIKKIRALIDEAIVANDGELSKTVSSRDLALREVGNHLDASVPVSNDEEENKVERTFGDCEQRKKYSHVDLIHMIDGMDGERGTAVAGGRGYFLTGPAVFLEHALIQYALRKLFDKDYKPLYTPFFMRKDAMQEVAQLAQFDEELYKVTGKASEKGDEKDAEEKYLIATSEQPIAAFHRNEWIPEASLPIKYAGLSTCFRQEVGSHGRDTRGIFRVHQFEKVEQFCLTSPHDNKSWEMMEEMITNAEEFYQDLDIPYRIVNIVSGALNHAASKKLDLEAWFPGSGAFRELVSCSNCLDYQARRLLVRYGQTKKMNAAVDYVHMLNATMCAVTRVICAILEVHQTETGIKVPKAISSFMPTKYQEEIPFVKPAPIEEAETKKQKKQKENMAK
- the LOC122412023 gene encoding dnaJ homolog subfamily C member 17 produces the protein MEDLMQIDLYALIGTVAEASTKEIKTAYRKKALSCHPDKNPDNPKAAELFHQLSRALEILTDDSARAAYDKVLKARHQAKLRATQYDTKRKKLKDDLEAREEAYRQSQNPNFSSKSDEQKLKAEIERLQKEGSKQVEEEVAFVRQQIYEQLYGSKNRGNKNSAGNTRIKIKWKAAKDDPANGGYDYDTLHRILSKHGDIAVLVISTTKKGSALVEYKDADAAETAAQIELGLSHNPLTLQGLWESEKTSTKSKINFSNAPRGTGLFPSMEPTLNTRTTTFPGCSSAPNIFATQSRVSDAEFENAVLQNMRRAEERKRLIEKLEAEETS
- the LOC122412027 gene encoding uncharacterized protein gives rise to the protein MQIFLVLVIIYYLEWIFATNVRNEINKIGILLEAQQDEYRLDKIEINNATKGPFSVDFRPANRLRRHTAHRRRHKKFSPRSWRNLGRYRRRRERRENWLGPKFGKRSLEDRESPNLEREIINSNEYNEEKKDDDNSIDDEKEMEWDLWGHWAPCSVTCGTGRRVRWRHCVGENCDIEGMKQAQIKPCYRKKCTESILSWLGIESGTK
- the Blos4 gene encoding biogenesis of lysosome-related organelles complex 1 subunit 4 isoform X1, translated to MIEELAKDYGSYVKTDITDQMKNVHETIEDMMARLEEFESIIGMVQTVGAECTSEHRPRLQSVRPELSSLCKRIDALEHIVARANVDLTALETAVETAEAELGGVGVSDRILGMLNPISHLFKSKNTESPTVRPLTNFEPPPIYHTEDFFTNT